One stretch of Hevea brasiliensis isolate MT/VB/25A 57/8 chromosome 12, ASM3005281v1, whole genome shotgun sequence DNA includes these proteins:
- the LOC131171433 gene encoding UDP-xylose transporter 3-like, translating to MSESQRFQLGTLGALSLSVVSSVSIVICNKALISTLGFTFATTLTSWHLLVTFCSLHVALWMKLFEHKPFDARAVMGFGILNGISIGLLNLSLGFNSVGFYQMTKLAIIPCTVLLETLFFRKRFSRNIQLSLAILLVGVGIATVTDLQLNVLGSVLSVLAVITTCIAQIMTNTIQKKFKVSSTQLLYQSCPYQALTLFIIGPFLDGLLTNQNVFAFKYTPQVLFFIVLSCLISVSVNFSTFLVIGKTSPVTYQVLGHLKTCLVLAFGYVLLRDPFSWRNILGILIAVIGMVLYSYYCTTENQQKASEASAKLPEVKESESDPLVGVETGADVVPKAPVWNSNKDLHA from the exons ATGAGTGAGAGCCAGAGGTTCCAGCTGGGGACTCTGGGTGCTCTGAGTTTATCAGTTGTATCGTCGGTTTCGATTGTGATATGCAACAAGGCTCTCATTAGTACTCTCGGTTTCACTTTTG CCACAACATTAACAAGCTGGCATCTTCTGGTCACATTTTGTTCTCTTCATGTGGCATTATGGATGAAATTGTTTGAACACAAGCCTTTTGATGCAAGAGCTGTAATGGGATTTGGCATATTAAATGGGATATCCATTGGGCTTTTGAATCTTAGCTTGGGTTTCAACTCTGTTGGTTTCTATCAG ATGACAAAATTGGCAATCATCCCATGTACGGTTCTTTTGGAGACGCTTTTCTTCAGGAAGAGATTCAG CCGGAATATCCAGCTTTCACTGGCGATCCTTCTTGTGGGTGTTGGAATTGCAACTGTGACTGATCTTCAACTCAATGTCCTTGGTTCTGTCTTGTCTGTACTTGCAGTTATTACAACTTGTATTGCTCAGATT ATGACCAATACTATCCAGAAGAAGTTCAAAGTCTCTTCCACCCAACTTTTATATCAGTCTTGCCCCTATCAAGCATTAACTTTGTTCATTATTGGTCCATTTCTAGATGGCCTACTGACTAATCAAAATGTTTTTGCTTTCAAGTACACCCCTCAAGTTCTG TTCTTCATAGTTCTGTCCTGCCTGATATCCGTCTCTGTGAACTTCAGTACTTTTCTGGTAATTGGGAAAACATCCCCTGTCACCTATCAGGTCCTAGGGCATCTGAAAACATGCCTAGTTTTGGCCTTTGGTTATGTTCTACTTCGTGATCCTTTTAGCTGGCGCAACATTTTAGGGATCCTTATTGCAGTAATTGGGATGGTATTGTATTCTTACTATTGCACCACGGAGAATCAGCAGAAGGCCAGTGAAGCATCAGCAAAATTGCCTGAG GTTAAGGAAAGTGAATCTGATCCTCTGGTTGGTGTAGAAACTGGAGCCGATGTAGTCCCAAAAGCTCCCGTGTGGAATTCAAACAAGGATCTTCATGCATAa